Genomic DNA from Dysidea avara chromosome 10, odDysAvar1.4, whole genome shotgun sequence:
CTGTTCAGAGTATCAATTTTACTGCATTATTGGGGGCTGGGATACTGCATACTAAACTGTGGATTGCTGATGGCTTGCACTTCTATGTGGGCAGTGCTAATACTGATTGGAGGGCGTTAACAGAGGTAAAgtgatgtgtgtggtgtgttagGCAGTAGCAAGTGTGAAGCTACAGTAGTTATCTAAAGCATGCGTGTGTATGTATTGATACATATGTTGTCCTGCAGGTTAAAGAGCTTGGTCTGCTAGTTACTGATTGTCCATGTCTTGCCAAAGATGTGGAGAAGATATTTGATGTGTACTGGCAGTTAAGTGTCCCTGGTACCCCCAGTATTCCAGATAAATGGCCTACCAATGTGTCCACCACACTAAACTTGAATAATCCTGCAAGATTGAGGGTCAATAAAACTGATGCTAATGTTTACCTTGCAGTGAGCTAAAATCATTGTTTCATGCCTAACAGTGCTTGTCTTAGTCCTCTCCAGGAGAACTGTGTCCGACAGGCAGGACAGTGGATATCGATGCTCTACTGTATGTCATTAATAGTGCTCAACAGTTTGTATACATTGCTGTGATGGATTACTTCCCGGCACTAATCTACACACATCCGCAAGTGTGTGACCACATCACTATGGTCTAGTGTCACTGTATCATCCCATAACAGGTACTGGCCGGTGATAGATGATGCGTTACGAAGCGCAGTCTTTAATAAGGGCATCACAGTGCGTTTCATGGGCAGCTTGTGGAACCACACTGGTCCTGACATGATCAAGTTCTTGAGAAGTTTACAGAGCATTAATGACACAGGACAATTCAATGGTGTAAAAGGTGTACTAGAAGTGGTGAGATTATCAATAATGATGACAACACACTTTTTACCATTGTAATACAACAGAAATTGTTTCAAGTTCCACCAGTTCAACCTGTGGTCCCTTACACTCGTGTTAACCACAACAAATACATGGTAACTGATAATGCAGCATATATAGGCAAGTTGGTGATATAACACATGTACTGCTTGTGATAATAATTTGCAGGCACCTCTAACTGGTCTGGAGACTATTTTGTGAGTACTGGTGGAGTCAGTTGTATCGTAAACCAAACTGGTGTGGCATCTGATGTATCCACTATACAACGACAACTAATGGAAGTGTTTGACAGAGACTGGAACTCTCAATATGCGAACTTTGTGTGATTAACATCAACACTACTTCTGTGTAAAATACCAGGGTATAGGGTTATATGCAAGTCTTGCCCCAGATGGCAATGCTTTGTGGTCTGGGGCAAGACTAAGTTAGGATCACATAACTCAGGGTTGGTTCATTATAGCTGAAAGGTGTTGACTATCACCACATCTTCCAGATAGAGAATACACTGTACTACTGTGTGTTTAATGTATGCCTATTGATGTGGGaactgtatttcaccagacccttacttttagCATAAGGGGCCAGACAGGCAGCAATGTCCTTGATATTACCCAGTCTATGCTGATAGCTTTTTTTTATTTAATAATATACTTTTACATCAGTCACAATCAGTTAGTTAATGGTTTTCATTTTCTGGGTGTCCTGTGTAAGACACAGTGAACAGAACATTAAATAAACAGTTTGACTTACTTTTCAAAATCTTCTCTTCTTCTATAGCAGCAAAAATAGCATAAAAACATACCAaactctatttaatgcccacctgcaATAGGTATCTTGGTAATCAAGTAGTAAGTAATACCAAACCCTAGTATTATTGTTCTTATCGGGTACAACTGATGGAGCAAGTAACGAACGTTGTACTGCAAATCCTGCTTAAAGAATCCTCGCCACATTGCTAAGAGAAGTTTAACAAAATTCATCATTAATTTATTGCTACAGTACAGCCGAGGTGTAACATACTCATAAATTACCTTCCTTGTCGCTGTCAAAGCTTGTTTCTATCGACGTTTCTACGTTTCTAAGATTCGACAGTATAAGCGCCTTATAATGATAAATACCAGGTATATCGATTTTACGCACTGCGACTTTTAACACAGTAAGGATAAGAGAAAAATAACGTTTCTGTAAGGGTAGACCTGGTTCTGCCTTTACACACCAAAAAGCAAAAAGGCAATATTGGTACACGTGTacctatttttatttattaattttttttgttcaaaGTGCAAAATTAAACCACGTTAAACCACGTGCGGAAGGCGCATTGCCCCTTACCAGCAGAAATCTCACCCCTACTCACCATGGGACAAGTCGAATCCTTGTTTACTTGTTTGCAACTATTCTGTCTaggctgtttgtttgttttgtccACGTTATTGCGAGTGGCCCAGGGAGCACTACGGTGGATTGTAAACGCTGTAGCCTACAATGTCAAGTTTAGGAAGGTCCATTTGGACAAGTTCTTAAAAGGtatcatagcacatcgatgtGGGACTCCAGAGAACACACTCGATGGAATCAGGTGGTGTAAAAAGTGCGGTGCAGTGGCGGTAGAAATGGACCTTCGTGTCACCAAAGATGGGATACCAGTGATATATCACGATGATGATATTACTAGAATGACTCTGGATGAGGCTAACAGCTCAAGAGAAGGG
This window encodes:
- the LOC136268501 gene encoding 5'-3' exonuclease PLD3-like isoform X1, which gives rise to MMASEPEGDLKHVSEQNDTVPLLDESPQTNSSSRSRTPKCTSVVIVVSLLLLIGAAGTVVAVVLTTNNDDDNGSSRETAQCGNTQCTMTLVESIPTNLTYPSGSPQHMSTFDAWNTIMNRAKHSLDIASYYWVLRGFGNNSGPTDDEGLMIFDKIVNTSSRGVKVRIVQNDPTSSNYGNDTVKLAELGVAVQSINFTALLGAGILHTKLWIADGLHFYVGSANTDWRALTEVKELGLLVTDCPCLAKDVEKIFDVYWQLSVPGTPSIPDKWPTNVSTTLNLNNPARLRVNKTDANVYLASSPGELCPTGRTVDIDALLYVINSAQQFVYIAVMDYFPALIYTHPQVYWPVIDDALRSAVFNKGITVRFMGSLWNHTGPDMIKFLRSLQSINDTGQFNGVKGVLEVKLFQVPPVQPVVPYTRVNHNKYMVTDNAAYIGTSNWSGDYFVSTGGVSCIVNQTGVASDVSTIQRQLMEVFDRDWNSQYANFV
- the LOC136268501 gene encoding 5'-3' exonuclease PLD3-like isoform X2, encoding MTLVESIPTNLTYPSGSPQHMSTFDAWNTIMNRAKHSLDIASYYWVLRGFGNNSGPTDDEGLMIFDKIVNTSSRGVKVRIVQNDPTSSNYGNDTVKLAELGVAVQSINFTALLGAGILHTKLWIADGLHFYVGSANTDWRALTEVKELGLLVTDCPCLAKDVEKIFDVYWQLSVPGTPSIPDKWPTNVSTTLNLNNPARLRVNKTDANVYLASSPGELCPTGRTVDIDALLYVINSAQQFVYIAVMDYFPALIYTHPQVYWPVIDDALRSAVFNKGITVRFMGSLWNHTGPDMIKFLRSLQSINDTGQFNGVKGVLEVKLFQVPPVQPVVPYTRVNHNKYMVTDNAAYIGTSNWSGDYFVSTGGVSCIVNQTGVASDVSTIQRQLMEVFDRDWNSQYANFV